Proteins encoded within one genomic window of Akkermansiaceae bacterium:
- a CDS encoding flippase-like domain-containing protein, translating into MKAALIFLLKLGLTVVCLWWAFSGIDGKGTILARPGEIHYGWMAGGVLMAGLTVVLTALRWWVLMRVLDIRVGIPRAIELTMIGNLLSLFSVGSLGGDAARVILLIRDHPGKKLPVTMSVLIDHMAGMVTIGLLFFLISVGGFEELTGREVLGAQGENVLRLAWLYIGGGLLMVGLFFLCASPPLHRRIHANGRLDRWPIMRQVPEIYDTYRRNWKLTLAGLGFSMLMTLAYFTSFWCGLRAVGGEAALGSVMTAMPVIDGLSSIPVSIGGIGIRENLFMMLMPALADVSKDIARDSSLAGFACNVFWAVLGALFFLKRRDRISVKEMKEV; encoded by the coding sequence GTGAAGGCTGCCCTCATCTTCCTGCTGAAGCTGGGGTTGACGGTGGTCTGCCTGTGGTGGGCGTTTTCCGGAATCGATGGCAAGGGGACGATCCTCGCCCGGCCCGGGGAGATCCATTACGGCTGGATGGCCGGCGGGGTGCTCATGGCGGGACTCACCGTGGTGCTGACCGCGCTCCGGTGGTGGGTCCTGATGAGGGTGCTGGACATCCGCGTGGGCATTCCAAGGGCGATCGAACTGACGATGATCGGAAACCTGCTCAGCCTGTTCTCGGTGGGGAGCCTGGGAGGTGACGCCGCGCGGGTGATCCTGCTGATCCGGGATCATCCCGGGAAAAAACTGCCGGTCACCATGAGCGTGCTGATCGACCACATGGCGGGGATGGTCACCATCGGGCTGTTGTTTTTCCTGATCTCGGTGGGTGGATTCGAGGAGCTGACGGGCCGGGAGGTCCTGGGCGCCCAGGGGGAGAATGTCCTGCGCCTGGCGTGGCTTTATATCGGCGGAGGATTGCTGATGGTGGGGCTTTTTTTCCTCTGTGCGAGTCCTCCGCTGCACCGGCGGATCCATGCGAACGGACGGCTCGACCGCTGGCCGATCATGAGGCAGGTGCCGGAGATCTACGATACCTATCGTAGGAATTGGAAACTCACCCTGGCGGGGCTTGGATTCTCGATGCTGATGACCCTGGCCTATTTCACCTCATTCTGGTGCGGCCTGCGGGCGGTGGGCGGAGAGGCGGCGCTGGGTTCCGTCATGACGGCGATGCCCGTGATCGACGGCCTCAGTTCGATCCCGGTTTCGATCGGAGGGATCGGGATCCGTGAGAATCTGTTCATGATGCTGATGCCGGCATTGGCGGATGTTTCGAAGGACATCGCGCGTGATTCATCGCTGGCGGGCTTCGCCTGCAATGTGTTTTGGGCGGTGCTGGGGGCGTTGTTTTTCCTGAAGAGGCGGGACCGGATCTCCGTGAAGGAAATGAAGGAAGTCTGA
- a CDS encoding acyl carrier protein, with protein MQGAELRQRIKEVMVEELMLDYAPEEIGDKTSIFGSHGLGLDSVDALQLVVALEKHFGLKIGNSSEAKGILESVETIALEIGKAP; from the coding sequence ATGCAAGGCGCTGAACTGCGGCAGAGAATCAAGGAAGTGATGGTGGAGGAGCTGATGCTCGACTACGCCCCGGAGGAAATCGGCGACAAGACCTCGATTTTCGGAAGCCATGGGCTTGGGCTGGATTCCGTGGATGCCCTGCAACTGGTGGTGGCGCTGGAAAAGCACTTCGGTCTGAAGATCGGGAATTCATCGGAAGCGAAGGGGATCCTGGAGAGCGTCGAAACGATCGCCCTGGAGATCGGAAAGGCCCCGTGA
- a CDS encoding SDR family oxidoreductase, which translates to MVARCLDREGIRSPRSGVRSILITGGNGGLGLGIARFFLQREEDCRVWLGVRANHDAADLLVAEYPDRCRTVTLEVTDAAAWKGAVDGITAETGRIDVLVNNAGMHRDHLLAAMPDEAWYGVISSNLDSVFLGCRAVVTPMMRQRSGRIINIASLSALLPPLGQTNYAAAKAGVVAMTRTLAKETARAGITVNAVLPGYVETEALGGMDGDAKKQARAGIPMRRFGKPEEVAAAVFFLASAEASYVTGASLKIDGGIF; encoded by the coding sequence ATGGTGGCGCGTTGTCTTGACCGTGAGGGGATCCGGAGCCCACGCTCCGGCGTGCGTTCGATCTTGATCACAGGCGGAAATGGCGGGCTGGGACTCGGCATCGCGCGCTTTTTCCTCCAGCGGGAGGAAGACTGCCGGGTCTGGCTGGGGGTGCGTGCGAACCATGATGCCGCGGATCTTCTCGTGGCGGAATACCCGGATCGTTGCCGGACCGTCACCCTGGAGGTGACGGATGCCGCCGCCTGGAAGGGGGCGGTGGATGGCATCACAGCGGAAACGGGAAGGATCGATGTGTTGGTGAACAACGCCGGGATGCACCGTGACCACCTCCTGGCGGCGATGCCGGACGAAGCATGGTACGGGGTCATTTCCTCGAATCTGGATTCGGTCTTCCTGGGCTGCCGTGCCGTGGTCACCCCGATGATGCGCCAGCGCTCCGGGAGGATCATCAACATCGCCTCCCTCAGCGCGCTGCTGCCGCCCCTGGGGCAGACGAACTATGCCGCGGCGAAGGCGGGCGTGGTCGCCATGACCCGCACGCTTGCGAAGGAAACCGCCCGCGCCGGCATTACGGTGAACGCCGTACTCCCCGGCTACGTGGAGACGGAGGCGCTCGGTGGCATGGACGGTGATGCGAAGAAGCAGGCCAGGGCGGGCATTCCGATGCGCCGGTTCGGAAAGCCGGAGGAGGTGGCTGCAGCCGTCTTTTTCCTGGCGTCGGCGGAGGCATCTTATGTTACCGGAGCTTCGCTGAAGATCGACGGTGGAATTTTCTGA
- a CDS encoding thioredoxin family protein, producing MAEVLSTFQLKQGDKAPEFSLPDAWGKVVSQAEAAGDKGLLVIFACNHCPFVIHLADAVGSFAEEISADGVGTVAINSNDLANYPQDGPEFMKTFAPQHGWKFPYLLDESQEVARAYGAACTPDFFLFDGSGRLFYAGQFDDTRPKKGMQAHGGDLREAVRRMLAGESMMERPYPSSGCNIKWKEGTRPVWWNAGDGGALS from the coding sequence ATGGCCGAGGTGCTTTCCACATTCCAACTGAAACAGGGCGACAAGGCTCCGGAATTCTCGCTTCCGGACGCATGGGGAAAGGTCGTTTCACAGGCTGAAGCGGCTGGGGACAAGGGGCTGTTGGTCATTTTTGCCTGCAATCATTGCCCGTTTGTCATCCACCTCGCGGATGCTGTGGGTTCCTTCGCGGAGGAGATCTCCGCGGACGGGGTCGGCACGGTTGCCATCAATTCCAATGACCTGGCGAACTATCCACAGGACGGCCCGGAATTCATGAAGACCTTCGCCCCGCAGCATGGGTGGAAGTTTCCCTACCTGTTGGATGAGAGCCAGGAAGTGGCGCGTGCCTACGGTGCGGCGTGCACTCCGGATTTCTTCCTTTTCGACGGGAGCGGGCGGTTGTTTTACGCAGGACAGTTCGATGACACGCGCCCGAAAAAAGGCATGCAGGCGCATGGAGGGGATCTCCGTGAAGCGGTGCGGCGGATGTTGGCGGGGGAGTCCATGATGGAGCGGCCGTACCCCAGCAGCGGCTGCAACATCAAGTGGAAGGAAGGAACCCGCCCGGTGTGGTGGAACGCCGGTGATGGTGGCGCGTTGTCTTGA
- the moeB gene encoding molybdopterin-synthase adenylyltransferase MoeB — MPSGLSKEELLRYSRHLLIPGVGVDGQLRLKNASVLMIGTGGLGCPAALYLAAAGVGRLGLIDPDTVDLSNLQRQILHGESWIGKPKLESAESRLREINPHLKIDLHPVRFTPENAIELAEGYDIILDGCDNFPTRFLTNDTAFFLKKPLIYGAIHRFEGQATVFAPHLGGPCYRCLLPDLPPPGSVPSCNEAGVLGVLPGVIGSLQAMEAIKLILGIGKPPLGKLTVYNALNSAFRTISLRRDPGCRLCGDTPEITSVSNPETLAPAYCDIPNDHMETITTTELRTRLAGDFQGLLIDVREPDEWAIANIPGATLIPLGSVPNHLDKLPKDREILIHCKSGRRSARAVELLLANGFTDVKNVEGGIDAWLEEK, encoded by the coding sequence ATGCCAAGCGGCTTGTCCAAGGAAGAACTCCTGCGCTACTCCCGCCACCTCCTGATCCCGGGAGTGGGCGTGGATGGTCAGCTCCGGCTGAAAAACGCTTCCGTACTGATGATCGGCACCGGTGGCTTGGGCTGCCCGGCGGCCCTTTACCTTGCCGCCGCGGGGGTAGGCCGGCTCGGCCTGATCGATCCGGATACCGTCGATCTCTCCAATCTCCAGCGCCAGATCCTCCATGGTGAATCGTGGATCGGGAAGCCGAAGCTGGAGAGTGCGGAAAGCCGCCTGCGCGAAATCAATCCCCATCTGAAGATCGATCTCCATCCCGTCCGTTTCACTCCTGAGAACGCCATCGAACTGGCGGAGGGCTACGACATCATCCTCGACGGCTGCGATAATTTCCCCACCCGCTTCCTCACGAACGACACGGCCTTCTTCCTGAAAAAGCCGCTGATTTATGGTGCGATCCACCGCTTCGAGGGCCAGGCCACCGTCTTCGCTCCGCACCTCGGCGGGCCGTGCTACCGCTGCCTGCTGCCGGACCTGCCGCCTCCCGGATCCGTGCCATCCTGCAACGAAGCCGGGGTGCTCGGCGTGCTGCCCGGCGTCATCGGTTCCCTGCAGGCGATGGAGGCGATCAAGCTCATCCTCGGCATCGGCAAGCCACCGCTCGGCAAGCTCACCGTCTATAACGCGCTGAACAGCGCATTCCGGACGATCTCACTCCGCCGCGATCCGGGCTGCCGCCTGTGCGGCGACACTCCGGAGATCACCAGCGTCTCCAATCCCGAAACCCTCGCGCCCGCCTACTGCGACATCCCCAACGACCATATGGAAACCATCACCACCACCGAACTCCGCACCCGCCTCGCCGGGGATTTCCAAGGCCTGCTCATCGACGTCCGCGAGCCGGATGAATGGGCCATCGCCAACATCCCTGGCGCAACCCTGATCCCGCTCGGCTCCGTCCCGAACCATCTCGACAAGCTGCCGAAGGACCGGGAAATCCTCATCCACTGCAAGTCAGGCCGCCGCTCCGCCCGCGCCGTCGAGCTCCTGCTGGCCAACGGCTTCACCGACGTGAAGAACGTCGAGGGCGGCATCGATGCCTGGCTTGAGGAAAAATGA
- a CDS encoding transposase, translated as MRGIYDRGYLPHWDFDGAVQAVTFRLADAMPVGLVRGWKEELASLADDRIRNKELRRRIARYEDTGCGEALLKDPGCAGIVQDKLIAGHESRYLLIDWCIMPNHVHVLLRLLGNQALADIARLWKGSSAFGINRLIGRSGALWQREYYDRYVRDLEHFHDCRAYIRNNLVKANLCEKPQGWRFSSAGMNWEERRF; from the coding sequence ATGAGGGGGATCTACGACCGTGGGTACCTTCCTCATTGGGATTTCGATGGTGCGGTCCAGGCGGTGACATTCCGCTTGGCGGATGCGATGCCGGTGGGATTGGTCCGTGGATGGAAAGAAGAATTGGCCTCGCTGGCCGATGATCGGATCAGAAACAAGGAACTCCGCCGCCGGATCGCAAGGTATGAGGATACCGGCTGCGGGGAGGCTCTATTGAAAGACCCCGGCTGCGCCGGGATTGTTCAGGATAAATTGATTGCCGGACACGAGTCGCGTTATCTGCTCATCGACTGGTGCATCATGCCGAATCATGTCCATGTGCTGCTCCGCTTGTTGGGAAACCAGGCATTGGCGGACATTGCCAGGCTTTGGAAAGGATCATCGGCTTTCGGGATCAATCGGCTGATTGGGCGCTCCGGAGCCTTGTGGCAAAGGGAGTATTACGACCGGTATGTCCGTGATCTGGAACATTTCCACGACTGCCGAGCCTACATCAGGAATAATCTGGTGAAGGCGAACCTATGTGAAAAGCCGCAGGGCTGGAGGTTTTCTTCCGCGGGAATGAATTGGGAAGAGCGCCGTTTCTAG
- the gyrA gene encoding DNA gyrase subunit A, translating into MSDDHIKPINVAEELSKSFLDYSMSVIISRALPDVRDGLKPSQRRILFAMRELNLAPGKQHIKCAKICGDTSGNYHPHGESVIYPTLVNMGQKWSMRDTLIDGQGNFGSVEGDPPAAMRYTEARLTHLGMAMMDDLDKETVDFVPNYDERLTEPTVLPSAFPNFLVNGGTGIAVGMATNLASHNLGEVVDAICAQIDEPDIDLPGLMQYIKGPDFAVPTEIRGIRGIEDYFRTGRGSMRMRGKMEIEENENGRSMIIIREVPYGVNRATLQERIAELVNEKILTGISGMRDLSDEETRIEIELKRDARPQVVVNQLFKLTAMETSFSVNMLAIHQNRPKQLSLKEAIDAYIEHRREVVIRRTRYLLGKAEERAELLEAFLLALGHIDEFIKIIRESRNRDEARERLAAYSFPTKTAENLGILIRSQASVQGDRYVFSERQVNAILELRLYQLTGMEQDKVKGEYDGVLADITDLMDILAREVRVLGIIKDELRAIREKYATPRKCPIVAEAGEVAMEDLIANDAMIVTLSHRGYVKRTPSSEYRLQGRGGKGLKGMETKATKKDEANDFVEHLFSVQAHDYLLFFTNTGRVYVERVYELPEGSRTSTGRSIKNVLDLKPEEKITALLRLERTVDEDGNDITFREGAGFVFFATRNGKVKKTALNDFRNYRKAGLTAINLEEGNDLIGVKLTSGEDEIILVTRNGLSIRFTEGVYKKPQGETEDGEEAPDADAAPEGAEAEDDGTPQIRPQGRATAGVTGIRLGKDDEVVGMAIVTGNSTLLVAAENGLGKRTDFKSYPYRRRGGKGVKTMNVTEKTGLVVSAVTVTAEDELMLMTSSGQSIRIRVSEIRETGRVAQGVKLLTLKDGEKLQDVSLVIPDGDDGAPASAGLEESGEEASDHSEENEG; encoded by the coding sequence ATGTCTGACGACCATATCAAGCCGATCAACGTCGCGGAGGAGCTTTCGAAGTCCTTCCTCGACTACTCGATGTCGGTGATCATTTCCCGCGCGCTGCCCGATGTGCGCGACGGCCTCAAGCCATCCCAACGACGGATTCTTTTCGCGATGCGGGAGCTGAACCTCGCTCCGGGCAAGCAGCACATCAAGTGCGCGAAGATCTGCGGTGACACCTCCGGTAACTACCACCCGCACGGTGAATCCGTCATCTATCCTACACTGGTCAACATGGGCCAGAAGTGGTCGATGCGGGACACGCTGATCGACGGCCAGGGCAACTTCGGCTCCGTTGAAGGCGACCCTCCGGCCGCGATGCGTTATACGGAGGCCCGCCTCACCCATCTGGGCATGGCGATGATGGACGACCTCGACAAGGAGACCGTCGATTTCGTCCCCAACTACGACGAACGCCTGACGGAGCCGACCGTGCTCCCATCCGCTTTCCCGAACTTCCTGGTCAATGGTGGCACCGGCATCGCCGTCGGCATGGCGACGAACCTGGCCTCCCACAACCTCGGTGAGGTGGTGGACGCCATCTGTGCGCAGATCGACGAGCCGGACATCGACCTGCCGGGCCTGATGCAATATATCAAGGGGCCGGACTTCGCCGTTCCGACGGAGATCCGCGGCATCCGTGGCATCGAGGACTACTTCCGCACCGGACGCGGCTCCATGCGGATGCGCGGCAAGATGGAGATCGAGGAGAACGAGAATGGCCGTTCCATGATCATCATCCGCGAGGTTCCGTATGGCGTGAACCGCGCGACCCTTCAGGAGCGCATCGCGGAACTCGTCAACGAGAAGATCCTCACCGGCATCTCCGGCATGCGTGACCTTTCCGATGAGGAAACGCGGATCGAGATCGAGCTGAAGCGCGACGCCCGCCCGCAGGTGGTGGTGAACCAGCTCTTCAAGCTGACCGCGATGGAGACTTCGTTCAGCGTGAACATGCTGGCGATCCACCAGAACCGGCCGAAGCAACTTTCCCTGAAGGAAGCGATCGACGCCTACATCGAGCACCGCCGTGAGGTGGTCATCCGCCGGACCCGCTACCTGCTTGGCAAGGCGGAGGAGCGCGCGGAGTTGCTGGAGGCTTTCCTCCTCGCGCTCGGCCACATCGATGAGTTCATCAAGATCATCCGTGAGTCGCGGAACCGCGATGAGGCGCGCGAGCGTCTGGCCGCCTACAGTTTCCCGACGAAGACCGCCGAGAACCTCGGCATCCTCATCCGCTCGCAGGCATCCGTGCAGGGTGACCGCTATGTTTTCAGCGAGCGTCAGGTGAATGCCATCCTCGAGCTGCGCCTCTACCAGCTCACCGGCATGGAGCAGGACAAGGTGAAGGGCGAATACGACGGCGTGCTGGCCGACATCACCGACCTGATGGACATCCTCGCCCGCGAGGTCCGCGTGCTCGGCATCATCAAGGACGAGCTGCGCGCGATCAGGGAAAAGTATGCGACTCCGCGGAAGTGCCCGATCGTGGCGGAAGCCGGCGAAGTGGCGATGGAGGACCTGATCGCGAATGACGCGATGATCGTCACGCTTTCCCACCGTGGTTACGTCAAGCGCACGCCTTCCTCCGAATACCGCCTGCAAGGCCGTGGCGGCAAGGGGCTGAAGGGGATGGAGACCAAGGCCACGAAAAAGGACGAGGCGAACGACTTCGTGGAGCACCTCTTCAGTGTCCAGGCGCACGACTACCTCCTGTTCTTCACGAACACCGGACGGGTCTATGTGGAGCGTGTGTATGAGCTCCCGGAAGGATCCCGGACCTCCACCGGCCGCAGCATCAAGAACGTGCTGGATCTGAAGCCGGAGGAAAAGATCACCGCGCTGCTCCGTCTGGAGCGCACCGTGGATGAGGACGGCAACGACATCACCTTCCGTGAGGGAGCTGGCTTCGTGTTCTTCGCGACCCGGAACGGCAAGGTGAAGAAGACCGCGCTCAATGATTTCCGCAACTACCGCAAGGCCGGTCTGACCGCCATCAACCTCGAGGAAGGAAACGACCTCATCGGCGTGAAGCTCACCAGCGGTGAGGACGAGATCATCCTGGTGACCAGAAATGGCTTGAGCATCCGCTTCACGGAAGGCGTCTACAAGAAGCCGCAGGGCGAAACGGAGGACGGTGAAGAGGCACCGGATGCCGACGCCGCACCCGAAGGCGCGGAGGCAGAGGATGATGGCACCCCGCAGATCCGCCCGCAGGGCCGTGCGACCGCAGGTGTCACCGGCATCCGTCTTGGAAAGGATGATGAAGTCGTCGGCATGGCGATCGTCACCGGGAATTCGACGCTGCTGGTCGCCGCTGAAAACGGGCTCGGCAAACGCACCGACTTCAAGAGCTACCCGTATCGCCGCCGCGGCGGAAAGGGTGTGAAGACCATGAACGTCACGGAGAAAACCGGTCTGGTTGTCAGTGCCGTGACCGTTACCGCGGAGGACGAACTCATGCTCATGACCTCCTCCGGCCAGAGCATCCGCATCCGTGTCAGTGAGATCCGGGAAACCGGCCGCGTGGCCCAGGGCGTGAAGCTGCTCACCCTGAAGGACGGCGAGAAGCTCCAGGATGTTTCGCTGGTTATTCCCGATGGGGATGACGGAGCGCCGGCTTCAGCCGGCTTGGAAGAATCCGGAGAAGAAGCATCCGATCATAGTGAAGAAAATGAAGGCTGA
- a CDS encoding four helix bundle protein: protein MKSSLNDLEIYREAMEIGESVWIVVQGWDFFAKDTVGKQVTRSADSIAANLAEGYGRYHYKENQKFCYYSRGSAEETQTWIEKAARRALIERESARLLYDRIEIFKKRLNAYIRTIGKSDSTADR, encoded by the coding sequence ATGAAGAGTTCATTGAACGATCTGGAGATTTACCGCGAAGCGATGGAGATCGGGGAAAGCGTATGGATCGTCGTCCAAGGGTGGGATTTTTTCGCGAAGGATACCGTGGGAAAGCAAGTGACGCGTTCGGCCGATTCCATCGCAGCCAATCTTGCCGAGGGATACGGCCGCTATCACTACAAGGAAAACCAGAAGTTTTGTTACTACTCGCGGGGATCGGCGGAAGAGACGCAGACATGGATCGAGAAAGCAGCCAGACGGGCTTTGATCGAACGTGAAAGCGCCAGACTCTTGTATGACCGTATCGAAATTTTCAAAAAACGCCTGAATGCCTATATTCGCACCATCGGTAAATCGGATTCCACCGCTGACCGTTGA
- the gyrB gene encoding DNA topoisomerase (ATP-hydrolyzing) subunit B, with translation MSESPEEPKKAETQVGAQQQYDAAQIDKLEGLEAVRKRPGMYIGDPDERGLHHCVFEVLDNSIDEHLAGYCSVIKVAIHVDGSVSVADNGRGIPVDMHPKFGIPAVELVLTNLHAGGKFGQGAYKYSGGLHGVGAKCVNALSDWFKAEIMRNGKVHLIAFERGKTTQQLHVIGDVDPSKTGTMITFFPDATIFVDTIEFKFDRLATRLRELAFLNPGLIIELEDERPESAKKATFYYAKGIEEFVIQLGENKTVIHDEPVVLNGKRQIELDYDGKKTTDDVFADIVFQYNDSYNDQILCFANSIPNGDGGTHLTGFRTALTRGINQYAKANKILKDKDPALSGDDVREGLVCVISVKMPSPRFSSQTKDKLVNSEIEGVVSSIVYEGIMQYFDENPALARKVIEKSVNAARAREAARKARETVRKSALSGGGLPGKLADCSERDPSKSELYIVEGDSAGGSAKQGRDRRTQAILPLRGKLINVEKARLHRALQNKEIQSMITAIGAGIGDGEQEGSFNIAKVRYHKIIIMTDADVDGSHIRTLLLTFFCRHMPDLVKRGYLYIAQPPLYLVSRKKRHEYVQDNDQLNKILIDLGAGEVTLRSHDGSHSYSADELKDILEILSSLFRFSDSIEGNGGNFRNYLEARLNGKLPEFMVRIRTGNDEKVTYFPDEASLRSFAADNRDLRLFDEVLTPEEIAAYVGPSRRAVLKELHESNAIERIFSRLKERGFETDQFFADDKPLYEIVEGEGEKQHITPVFSVPEILSKVLEIGRKGIQIKRFKGLGEMNAKELFETTMDPGKRQFLRVRLDEDNAVEADKMFDVLMGDIVEPRKRFIEDNALNVRNLDV, from the coding sequence ATGTCAGAGAGTCCGGAAGAGCCGAAAAAGGCCGAAACACAGGTCGGAGCGCAGCAGCAATACGACGCCGCGCAGATCGATAAATTGGAGGGTCTGGAGGCTGTCCGGAAGCGTCCGGGCATGTATATCGGCGATCCGGATGAGCGTGGCTTGCACCACTGTGTGTTCGAGGTTCTCGACAACTCCATCGACGAGCATCTCGCCGGTTATTGCAGCGTCATCAAGGTGGCCATTCACGTCGATGGTTCGGTTTCCGTCGCGGACAACGGTCGGGGGATCCCGGTGGACATGCACCCGAAGTTCGGCATTCCGGCCGTCGAGCTGGTGCTGACGAATCTCCACGCCGGCGGCAAGTTCGGCCAGGGTGCCTACAAATATTCCGGTGGTCTCCATGGCGTGGGCGCGAAGTGCGTGAACGCCCTCTCCGACTGGTTCAAGGCGGAGATCATGCGGAACGGCAAGGTCCACCTCATTGCCTTCGAACGCGGCAAGACCACCCAGCAACTCCATGTCATCGGGGATGTCGATCCGTCGAAGACCGGCACGATGATCACGTTCTTCCCGGACGCCACGATTTTCGTCGATACCATCGAGTTCAAGTTCGATCGCCTCGCCACCCGTCTGCGGGAACTGGCCTTCCTCAACCCCGGGCTCATCATCGAGCTTGAGGATGAGCGTCCGGAGTCGGCCAAGAAGGCAACCTTCTACTACGCCAAGGGCATCGAGGAATTCGTGATCCAGCTCGGGGAGAACAAGACGGTGATCCACGACGAGCCGGTTGTTCTCAATGGCAAGCGCCAGATCGAACTCGACTATGATGGCAAGAAAACGACCGACGACGTTTTCGCCGACATCGTTTTCCAGTACAACGACTCCTACAACGACCAGATCCTCTGCTTCGCGAACTCCATCCCGAACGGTGACGGTGGTACCCACCTCACCGGTTTCCGCACGGCGCTGACCCGCGGGATCAACCAGTATGCGAAGGCGAACAAGATCCTGAAGGACAAGGATCCCGCGCTCTCCGGTGACGATGTGCGGGAAGGTCTGGTGTGCGTCATCTCCGTGAAGATGCCGAGCCCGCGCTTCAGCTCCCAGACGAAGGACAAGCTGGTCAACTCGGAGATCGAGGGTGTCGTTTCCTCCATCGTCTATGAAGGCATCATGCAGTATTTCGATGAGAACCCGGCGCTCGCGCGCAAGGTGATCGAGAAGTCCGTGAACGCCGCCCGCGCCCGTGAGGCCGCGCGGAAAGCCCGTGAGACGGTCCGCAAGTCCGCCCTCTCCGGCGGTGGCCTGCCCGGCAAGCTGGCGGACTGCTCCGAGCGCGACCCGTCGAAGTCCGAACTCTATATTGTCGAGGGTGACTCCGCAGGTGGTTCCGCCAAGCAGGGCCGCGACCGCCGCACGCAGGCGATCCTGCCGCTGCGGGGCAAGCTCATCAACGTCGAGAAGGCCCGGCTCCACCGCGCGCTCCAGAACAAGGAAATCCAGTCGATGATCACCGCGATCGGTGCGGGCATTGGCGATGGCGAGCAGGAAGGCTCGTTCAACATCGCCAAGGTCCGCTACCACAAGATCATCATCATGACCGACGCGGACGTCGATGGCTCCCACATCCGCACGCTGCTGCTGACGTTCTTCTGCCGCCACATGCCGGACCTGGTGAAACGTGGCTACCTCTACATCGCGCAGCCGCCGCTTTACCTCGTCAGCCGGAAAAAGCGCCACGAATACGTGCAGGACAACGACCAGCTCAACAAGATCCTCATCGATCTGGGTGCCGGTGAAGTGACCCTGCGCAGCCATGATGGCAGCCACAGCTATAGTGCGGATGAGCTGAAGGACATTCTCGAAATCCTTTCCTCCCTGTTCCGTTTCTCGGACTCCATCGAGGGCAATGGCGGAAATTTCCGCAATTACCTCGAGGCGCGCCTCAATGGGAAGTTGCCGGAGTTCATGGTGCGCATCCGCACCGGCAACGATGAGAAGGTGACCTACTTCCCCGATGAGGCTTCCCTGCGGAGTTTCGCCGCGGACAACCGGGATCTTCGTCTATTCGATGAGGTGCTGACCCCGGAAGAGATCGCCGCCTACGTGGGGCCATCCCGCCGTGCGGTGCTGAAGGAACTCCACGAGTCGAACGCCATCGAGCGGATCTTCTCCCGTTTGAAGGAACGTGGATTCGAAACCGACCAGTTCTTCGCCGATGACAAGCCGCTTTACGAAATCGTCGAGGGTGAAGGGGAGAAACAACACATCACCCCTGTCTTCAGTGTGCCTGAGATCCTTTCCAAAGTACTGGAGATCGGACGGAAAGGCATCCAGATCAAGCGATTCAAGGGTCTGGGTGAAATGAACGCCAAGGAGCTTTTCGAAACCACCATGGATCCCGGCAAGCGCCAGTTCCTCCGCGTCCGCCTGGACGAGGACAACGCCGTGGAGGCTGACAAGATGTTCGACGTCCTGATGGGCGACATCGTCGAGCCCCGCAAGCGGTTCATTGAGGACAACGCGCTCAACGTGAGAAACCTCGACGTTTAA